The DNA window TTAAACAGTATGGATGGACACCTGAATCCTCTCCCTTGCATTCTTAAAAACTGGTGACATTTCCCTTTATCTATTTATAGGAAACTTCCACCAATTGCTATTTTAAACTTAATAGATGTTAGTTGCACTAACATCAGGCAGCTCTCTTAGCATCCTTATAtgcctttcttctgttttcagggACCTATGCATGATTAGTTTGCTCAACAGTCTCCTAAGTTTCTCTCAGACTGCTACAGTGCACAGGGACATCAAAGGCCTGAGGTCATCAACAAAACTGAGGCAAAACCATCATTTTGTACCTCAGCCCCGTTGCACAACAGGGCTGTCTTGTGCTGTGAAGAGATATTTACCCTaaactgaaattaaacaaaagagctggtttttgtttttataattcATGGGCAGTTCTGTGTaggttttccttgctttctgttgaaagaaaacaaaaagtattgAAAGTAAACTTCTTAGGCTGATCTCTGAGTGTTTCGAAATGAAAAGgattcctcctgatgtccctAGCCATGGTCTATTTAGTACCTGAACATTAATGTCTTACTATTATGCTAGTAAGATCTTTCTTAGgaacttttgggttttttatagattttctgcttttttaatatagaaGACATATTATagactttaaataaatatacagaatAAATTACAGTGTGTCAGCATTTATGTATGGTTTCATGGTGTACTAATGagatttcagaatttttctaGTGGCATTAGTAATTTATGTCTCTATTATCCTGATATAGAAATAAAGTAGGTTTTTTAGGCTGGGACGGTGTTGTTCTAAAGTGCATAAACATGTTAATTCACAGTTACTCAGTTGACAGGTGTTTAATGCACACTTACAGGTGAAATTTGCAACACTTAAACATTAggcattttgtttcattaataAAAGTGTTTActataaatattaaatgatAGGCTGCTTGAGCTCCAGGCACAAAGTTTTGCTCTTCTCGTGATTGAGGACACCAGAGGCTGATCACCCAAATTAAGCTTTACCTtcattattacatttattttatggtGGTTTTTCAATGTAGGAATCctaaaaagaaagtgaaatatgGAAATAGTAGTCCTTTGcttatttagtaaaaaaaaccaaaaaaaacagtGTGGCTTGAAATCTCTGTGCAGAGTTGCTTAACATTTTCCAGTACATTTAAAACTATTCTTTCAGATGCATTATTGCACTGCAGTCTAGGGAAACCTGAGCACAAGCATGCTGTAGGTATACCTCAGTACAGGACTTACCACCAGGaagataacaaaacaaaacaaacagttttaaaaagagagagggaaaaaaaatccctttagaTTTAGAGGTCTGTTACCATTATTCCACTGTACTGTCCTCTGCAGGAAAAATTCTTATTCCTGTTATATTTACTCACAGTTATCAAAAAACTCCACGTGTACCAATGGTACCTTTATTGTTAAATACCTAAACTgacccttttttttaaattttattttactgtgttttaCCAGGGGAACAGGGAATATAAGAGGCATTTGTTTATTGCGATACAGCATCCTGCCTTAATGCTGCTGTATTTGTGTTAAAAATGTTGATGTTTCTTGGTTAAATGCAAGTACTGCTGGCAGCTATTTTGTTTGCTTAACCTAACTTTTTTCTACCTTCCTGTCTACAAACATTGTACCTAAACTAACCATTATGAGAAGAGTACATGTAAGAGTAGGTaacagtaaaagaaattaacatGTTTGTACAGCTATTCACAAAGTAAATGTACTCAATAAGCTTCCTGTTCTGTTTGTCTCTTTGTGCAGAATCCAGCCATTCCAATGCAGAAGCTTCAAGACATCCAGAGAGCAatggagctgctctctgcatgCCAAGGCCCAGCAAAGAATATTGATGAGGCTACCAAACGTAAATACCAGTTTTGGGATACGCAGCCTGTACCTAAACTTAGTAAGTTTAACTGGATCTGTGTGAAAGATCTGTCTTATGATCACTAAAGACATAATGTGCTAGCTCTGTGGCATGTTCTCTAAAATGGGTATAGTGTTGAACTGTGTGCGGTAGGGATCCTTAgtcttttgtattttatgtgGAATTCTTGATGTTTTCCAGGGAAGTGCTTGTCTTCCCCTCAGATAATATGCAAGATAGAAGTTAATAAGTCTCATTCTGATGTCCTCtgtaaaaatgggaaatgctATTGAAATAGCattcttttgtgtattttagGTCTGAAATATTGAACAATAGAACATAGAAGTCTTTTTCACTTTAGGAGAAGTAAGAACTCTTAAGTGGTGACAAAGAGTAaactttaatgtttttattagtagtatttgttttgtttgtttatttgtatttcctttatttttttttcaataaatggATTTGCTATCACAGAAATGACTCTCCTGCCATAGGTTGCACTGTTTTCATACAGCTTTAAGTAGACAGTGGCACTTGTCTGATACACAGactctttttctgctgtgtgttCATGTTCTCCTCCACAACATACACTACGTTGAAGACATGCTTTCTCGGATTCTGTCCTCTTCTTGATTCCAAGTGAGATGATAAGGTGATCTCTCCTTGCCTTTAAATTTATAATGAATTTGGCAAGTTATTTTTTATACTGATCTGATCCCTGATAACACAGTTGGTAAATCTTCTCATTGTTGGAGAAAGTAGTTGCTGACTGTGTTCTCTGCATTGCTTTCTGAaccttctttttctgctttcattatCTTCAAGTTAAGCAGTTACAGCTTTTCAGTGTGAACATACCTTGGGGACCCCACAAGTAAAACATTCTCAGCACAGTAGCTGGTGCTGCTATGTGCTGCAGGTTTCTCTCCATTGTGCTGGAGTCTGGAATAGAATAAGCAGAAATAAGGTAGAATCTAAAGCACAGGAGCACTCTGCTCCCTCTCTTGCCACAGGCAGCTTTTCACATTAATCCATAGCTATAGCTTAATCCATAGCAATCTTATTTCTTCCTGACTTTTCTTGCATAGAGAAGTCCAGAGCAGGGTCCCTGGATACAGTATTTTCCTTTGGATTGGGTTGAATTGACCTGCCATGGCTTTACTCTATCCAAATACCTGCATAAAGTAATGGTAGTAATCGTCACCAGCAATCCAGCCTAAATGGAGAAAGACCCTAGCCAAAATAAGTTAAAGTGTAAATCAAAAAATGCTCTGGCCATAATCAAGCTTTTCCAGAGCTAGTTGAGGTGTCTGTGCAGTAGTGCCAGGAGTTCAGTTCAGGCTAATCAATGTGTCTTAGATAGAGAGGAGAGTCTGTCACTTTCCAGTCTAAAAAGGCCCATACAGTGGCTAAGAAAATTACTTGCTAGTGTTGTTCAGTAGAAATATGTTTCATTGAATTTGGTCAGTGAGGTTTTGTCCAACAGTCTATGAATTAatcacacagatttttttaagcttttctttatCTGCTGAATGAACAGATTGGGAAGTCATCACTAGTTGATACGCTTTATGTGTTTAggtggaaaaaataatctgtcaATTCAAGAAAATGTTGTAGGGATCTTTGCATTAAACTAACTTCAGAATCCTTTGGCCTTCAAGTTAAAATAATTAGCAATAGGTCCTTTAGTTATGCCAAACCTGCCATTTAGTGGCAGTAATATTGGGCTGTTGGTACTTTTCAGAGTTTGCTTAAAAATGCTAATAATTATGACCTTCCAAACTGCATGGCAGGTCATAACTATAGTCAGGATTGTGCATCATGTGGAAAAATTCATACTCAAGGGAACCTTTGACTGTCTAGTTTGATGATGGCTAACGATACAGTTACCGTTATGATGGCATAACGATACAGTTGAGTGTTTATGGGTAAGAATCAGGGAGAAGGCCAACAGGGCAGATAACCGTGGTGTGAGTCAGTTCTAGACCTCCCAGCCAGGATGAAGAggcaaatgaaatattttttaaacatctggCAGAAGTCTTGCAATCACTAGCCGTTGTTCTCATCAGGACTTCAACCTACGTAGGATTTACTACAATTATAAGAGTGACTTAATTATAGATTCTAGATAACAGCATTCCTACTATGCTCAACTCAGCGCATGCACACAGGCAGAGAGTTGTTTACATGCTACCGTGTTCAAAGGTGCCTGTTAAAAATTCCCCTTGAGCCCAGTGACATACACTGAGTCCCTTGCATTTCTCAGCAGGAAGGGTTGAGCTTTGAGGAGTGGAGGGTGTCAGTGTAGGCCTCGTCCACAGCAAGTCTTCAGTGCATCACAGACTTGAGGGTTTGCAAGACATCCCTCTCAGAGGGAGGAGCTGGTGCAGCCCACTGCAGTCCAGGGCACTGTAAAGGGCCTCACTTAGGACCACTTTTCATAGGATTGCAAGGTAATTGGCTTTAATAATCAGTAAGTTTCCACCATGGTGGTAACACACATTGGTaactgctttttgaaaaaaaaaagcagaaaaatcccaTCCCATAACAATGGTACCATTTCACTTGGGCTACAGTTTAGGTAAATGGTGTTCCAAGGCTCTCAGGGAATAGCTGATTATTAGGGAATAACTGATTATCCCTTGTTCCCCACCTTTTTCAGGCAAATGATGATCCTGATACAGTCAGTGTCACTCACACCTTTACTGTGCAGGAGCTCCTGTTAATGGTCAAGGGACATTTCACTGCCCAGCTGGTTTGGTCAAGGCTTACTCGGAACTGCTGAGATCATAGAGTAGGCCCAAGGATGGATGGAGAGATGCACCACCAAAGGGACTGCAAAGATGCTGAGGTTATGCAGGGAGAAAATCAGGAGGTCCAAAGCCCTTACAGTGTAATCTGATTCAAAAGACAAtgctacaagaaagacattgaggtgctggactgagtccagagaagggcaacaaacCTGGTAAAGGGTCTTGCacacaagtctgatgaggagtggctgagggagctggggttgtttaacctggagaaaagggggctcAGAGCagaccttatcactctacaactacctgaaacGAGGTtgtggccaggtgggggtcagcctCATACAGCTAACAAGCACTAGGACAAGGGGAAGCTACCTCAaggggagctgtgccagggagatTTAGATGGGATGTTAGGAAAAATCTGTTCACTGAAGGATGGTTGAGAATTGGgagaggctccccagggaagtagtggggtcaccatccctggaggtattgAAAAGATATGATGCCTaggaacatggtttagtggtgggcttggcagtgtaTGGTTAGTGATTGGAGTGATCTTACAGGTCCTTTCCaaatctaaatgattctatgatttagTAGGTGCTGCTCCTTAGaagaggaacagctgcagtTTAATAGTGCAGGAAGACTGAGCTGTAAAGTAagggaggagaagaaagcaTGCCTTCGAGTAGGATTTTTGGAACACATTTCACATACCACCAGTATCTCTTAAATGCCCTGGCTTTGCTATGTCACTGCTCCTGAGTAATCCTGTTGAGTTCAGGTCTGTTCAGGGCAGTGGTAAACAGGATCTGAGCCATAGCTTGTTAGCTGTGAGTACATGTTCTCATGATGAGGCTGTGGATCTCATGGCTGGCTAAATGCTGTGCGTGTGCTGATAAGTTGTTGTCTCTTGTGTTATGAAATGCAGGGTGTCAGTTGAGATGGAGTGCTTCTGTGCatatctataaatattttgatgaGACAGTCATTAGTCTGAATGTGATCTATGAAAATGAGAAGTAGTGTAAACTAATAATACtaattttttcagcattttttaaaagcttcttgTTCCATTCACATAATTATGAGGAAATACATGATgtgaaataaatgcagtttaCAGAAGTATCAGGAAAGCTAGCAATGTaatagttttttgtttggttttttttctcctcctccctcaaaAGATGAAGTTATAACTTCACATGGTGCAATTGAACCAGATAAGGACAATGTCCGCCTAGAGCCATATTCTTTGCCACAGGGTTTTATGTGGGACACATTGGACCTTAGCAATGCTGAAGTTGTAAGTAGAACAATTTTTATATGTATCTAAAATAATTcaagtttttttctgattgatATGTGGATAagtctttggatttttttgtgtatgttttcAGCTGAAGGAGTTATACACACTATTAAATGAGAATTACGTAGAAGATGATGATAATATGTTTAGGTTTGATTATTCAcctgaatttcttctgtggtGAGTAGCAAGTTCCACATTCTGTTCTGGCTGGACTGCAATGAAGGGTGTTTTTATTACATCTTCTTAGGCAgtaatttgtaattatttctgtCATCAATTCTAGGGCATTGCGTCCTCCGGGCTGGTTACCGCAATGGCACTGCGGGGTTAGAGTGTCTTCAAACAAAAAACTGGTAGGATTCATAAGTGCCATCCCTGCAAATATTCGTATTTATGACAGGTAAAATGCACCAGTACTTTTGTATTTGTTAAAGAATAATGCCACAAAACTAACCTTAAACTGGTATCCATTGCtatggagaaattaaaaagagagaacaagGTGAAGAGCACCAATATTTATTTGAAGAGTTTTCTTAGTGATGAATGATGCATCTAATGCCATACAGTTTTCTGACCCTGCTGAAAAGCATTTATAGTTGATCAGCTGGTCTTCTTTGCCAAGTGTTCATACACTGACAAACATAAAGCATTGTGACTCCACATAGTTTTGCTTAGATGCTATACTGCATCTTAAAGTAAAGCAATCAGTTAAGTCTTGATAGAGCTTTGGTAAAGAAGTATTGCAAACCTCTTAGAGATAGCTTGCATATTGCACAGTTTGTCATTGCTGTCACATAGGCATAGATTAGTGTTCATTGCAGATGTACTTTGTCACAGGCAagtttattttacttcaaattCTTCTGTCACAGTATGGACAGCTGTAAttataaaaatggaaacatgTAATGTGTAactctctttaattttttaactacTTAATGTCTTTTTAGTGTGAAGAAAATGGTAGAAATCAATTTTCTGTGTGTCCATAAGAAACTGAGGTCTAAACGGGTGGCACCTGTATTGATTCGGGAAATAACCAGAAGAGTAAACttggaaggaatttttcagGCTGTTTACACTGCTGGAGTGGTACTTCCCAAACCTGTGGCCACTTGCAGGTAACCTAGGTGATGTTCTTAATATTATTGGTTCCTataacagtaatttttaagaaaatttaacaaaacTGTCTAAAAACAGTAAAAGGATAAAATTCAAAGCTATTAAATGTTGTGGCCTTGACTAACCTGAAGGCCAGAGTGTTTGttagtgttgggtttttttgtgttggggtgttttttcccccttccctcccaatGCCTTGGATGAAATAGCTTCTCggactaaaatttaaaaaaaaaattgtggtttGTTTAGCATACTTTAAATAGACTAACAGATGTTTCTGTTGACCTTCTGGTGGCAGCCATGCTAGTAGTGGCAACATTGTATACCTGTGTTTTTCAAATGGCCTGTGTCCCTACTGGGACACTTCCCTGTTAACCTGGTGGCGTGCCACAGATGGCAGAGCGTTTCTGGTAATTGTATGATTTGCTTTTTTGAAATACTTTCATCTTTCCTGGAGAAAGGAGGACTTTTTTGGCATTTGATAAATACAGGAACACTACCATGGGGGAAGAGTTACAGTCAAATATAATTCCATTTGCTTGgaatggattttatttctacttGGAAAAGTTCAGTTCCTGCACTTTTAGTTCAGCTGTTTAGACTTCTGGAGGACAGAGTACCTTTTGATTTGAAATTGTTTTGTACCTATCAACACCAAAGATCCTGTAAGTTTCTGTAAGGAAAgatggggggtgggggggaaataaaaagctATGCTGTGTTAGAATAACCAGAGATGCTCTGTTGCACAATGACCTCCTAGCAAAGGGAGAgctccttcaaaaaaaaaatgctcagacATGAGCAGAGGGTGCTGTCtgcacaagaaaataaatgttgctATGTATGTATGGTGAGTTTTCAGGGCTGTGACAAATGCTAAAATGTTTAGCCCTGTGCTTATTCATTCTGTATCAAAAAGCATTTGCTTAGATTGAGAATACTGTGATAGCAGGCttgttttaaaagctatttcttGGATATAacttttccttaatttttttttttgttaatcagCCTTCTTATAGATGTACTACAGGCTTGCTTAGAAACAAATTTGAAGAGTTGAAAAGAAGGAAGCAAGAAAGCAGAGCAATGGATGCAAGTGACACTGACACTTAAAGTACTATTTAAATTCATGATTTGGTTCTATTTCCAGGTATTGGCATCGATCACTAAATCCCAGAAAACTGGTGGAGGTGAAATTTTCACATTTAAGTAGAAACATGACTCTACAAAGAACAATGAAGCTCTACAGACTTCCTGATGTAAGCAATATGACATCTAGAGAATCCCCACAGTTATTGTGAGGCCCAAAATAACCTTCCATCTGTCTCTGACAGCACAGGCTTTTCTGTGTAAAGGCAGTGCATgcaggacattaaaaaaataatctctggtTGATGAAAAGGACCTTAAGGGCTATACTAAACAGAAGAGACTGTTGCTGGAAATCTGGATCTCTAtggagaaaatacaaattttaacCTAAAATCcttaaacaaaggaaaaaaaaaaaaacccagaaagctTGACTTCACAAACATGTGGGATTGAGTTGAAGATGCATAAGACTATTCTCGGTATGTTTAATCTGATAAGAGTTTACTGGAACAGAAAATCAACAGTTCATGTCATAAAATTCTCAGAGAAATCCATCAGCAACTTGGCTGAATACAATCATATTGTTGATTCCACTctaattcatatttttttctgtgctgtcagaGAGTGTTGTTCTTCTGCATTGAGCAGGCTCAGTAAAAGCCACTTCAAAATGTTGTGCACTGTTAGTTTGCATGGTCTAGTAAAAAGCAAGTATTCTGGCATAGCTAGGttagtaaatttttttttctcatgttttcagCTAATAGTTAAGCTTGTAAAAAGCCTTAGGGTGCATTTCCATGACAGAGCAAGTCACTGTAAATGCTACgtactgttaaaaaaatctcattgcTGTAATTAATAGCCTGTAGAATTTAGTCTGAGCTTTATGGctgaaaacaatttatttgctTGTAAAAGCTACCTTTTTTGAAGGGATTGCAGAGTATCTCTTACCTCTACCTTATCAGTAAACCTCTCTTTCTTTAAACAAACCCTCTCTTCTGGTTAAaaacaatacttttttttcctcactcatagtatttataattatttatctGATTTTGGAGAATGGTGTCTGTTGCTATATTTGACTTGATGCTGCAGATTCTCTTAGTGCTCAGATATTTGAGCAGCAGGCTGAGCAGCCTTTGGAATAAAGCACATGCCATGCCTTGATCcatattcctgctgctgtgggagagcCTCGTTTCCTGCTCCGCCTGGTGCCACCTGTGCCTGCACGTGCAGCTTCTCCCTTGCGTGCAGGGCAGCAGTTTGCAGAGCTTAAGAATTAATAACCAAGTTAATTGGGTTTTAATCTTGAGCAGCTAAATATAGCTTCCATCAAATCTTGAAGACATTTTTAACAGTCTGGAGAGTGTAATATACAATTTCAAGTGTAGGTTTTGGTGGCGACTCTAGTAACATTGCTTATGGAAACAACTGAGGAAGTGATTAAAGAATAAGGATCTTACTTGTAGTACCAAAGATATAACTACAGAGAATCATTAGAAATAGCAGTTGTATCCTGATCATTTTCCTTTATCATAAAACCCAGTTTCAACAGAGAAgtaaattatgaaaaacaaataatatatCATTATCTCATCCATAAAATATGGCTAAGGGAAACATACACTGTACACAGAAGTACAAATAGAAAATAGGTGCTTTCAAAATCAGCTTTCAAAACTGAGTGATGTAGGAGCTCACATACCTCaggatttttgttatttttaggtTGGATTTGGGAGCTTCTCAATGGAAAATGAAGATTTAATCCTTGTTCTGGTGATTTCTCTTTAGATCTTGTGCTTTGGGTTTatttggaggctttttttttcctgagaaagggATTAAGTGCTGTTGAGGGTTGTTTTTGTCAGTTTCAGGCAGTTATAAACACTATTGTCAAACGAATTTGTCCATTCAGTCCATGCTATCCTGTCCCTTCACACCAAACACTGTTTCTTGCATTTTAACCTCCTTTCTTAGTGTCCTTGGAATATCATTGGCACTAGGAGCTCATCTCCCTTTAAGAGAATTAATCATTCATAATCACTTACACAGCCTGAATTAAAAAGGTTTTCAGGTGTAATAAATactgtaattaataaatatcACCCTCCCTAAAGGCTGTGCATGTACCTAtagatacaaaaaaataaaagttttttttcctaagtgttTAATCTCTTGAGCAAGGAGTTTTCTGGAAGAAGTAAAAATTGTCAGTATTTAGAGTCAGGACAGGAGTATATTTGTGTCTGTTGTCTTTTCGTGACCAGCTGGGATCCTAACGCTGGACAGTTGCATGATTACATGCCCAGAGAAACAAATTTTAGCACAGTTCTGTACACTTTCCTCACCTCTGGGATTGCAAATAGTCACTTACTGGTGGCAATTCTGAGCACtactggggggaaaaagagcTTCCAccccagctgcttttcttccatCCTTCCTGTATGTCAAGTGTACACCCTTCTGGAATAAgggcatttaaaaatacagatgatGTACTGTTGTGGAGTCAAACCATAGTCCCAGGcttcctggaaaagcaggaatgctgAAATGTAATACACAGGCCAGAGCTGTGGCAAAATGTTCCTTGATTTCTCATCTGGCTGCTGACTCCCAGAGCGTGTGAATAAACATCTCCCCCAGAATAATGCCTTTTGGGCAAAGCATAATCAGCTACACTAATTTCAGGCTTCCAGTAATCAAGTCTCTACCTGGCTGCTCTTGCAATCAACTTTGCTATGATTAATGTGGGACGTGCCCGAGTATGTAGCTCAGACAGATGAGGCAGGATAAATGAGCACTTAAGAGAGTAAGCATTAGCCTCCCCAAAAGGAAATATCCAGAAGGCTGGCAAAAGATGGGAAGAAAACTTAAATCACT is part of the Vidua chalybeata isolate OUT-0048 chromosome 1, bVidCha1 merged haplotype, whole genome shotgun sequence genome and encodes:
- the NMT2 gene encoding glycylpeptide N-tetradecanoyltransferase 2 isoform X1, giving the protein MAEDSESAASQQSLELDDQDTCGIDGDNEEETEHAKGSPGGDLGAKKKKKKQKRKKEKPNSGGTKSDSASDSQEIKIQQPSKNPAIPMQKLQDIQRAMELLSACQGPAKNIDEATKRKYQFWDTQPVPKLNEVITSHGAIEPDKDNVRLEPYSLPQGFMWDTLDLSNAEVLKELYTLLNENYVEDDDNMFRFDYSPEFLLWALRPPGWLPQWHCGVRVSSNKKLVGFISAIPANIRIYDSVKKMVEINFLCVHKKLRSKRVAPVLIREITRRVNLEGIFQAVYTAGVVLPKPVATCRYWHRSLNPRKLVEVKFSHLSRNMTLQRTMKLYRLPDATKTSGLRPMEQKDTKAVQELINTYLKQFNLAPVMDEEEVAHWFLPRDHIIDTYVVEGSNGILTDFLSFYTLPSTVMHHPVHKSLKAAYSFYNIHTETPLLDLMNDALIIAKLKGFDVFNALDLMENKTFLEKLKFGIGDGNLQYYLYNWRCPGMESEKVGLVLQ
- the NMT2 gene encoding glycylpeptide N-tetradecanoyltransferase 2 isoform X2, translated to MQKLQDIQRAMELLSACQGPAKNIDEATKRKYQFWDTQPVPKLNEVITSHGAIEPDKDNVRLEPYSLPQGFMWDTLDLSNAEVLKELYTLLNENYVEDDDNMFRFDYSPEFLLWALRPPGWLPQWHCGVRVSSNKKLVGFISAIPANIRIYDSVKKMVEINFLCVHKKLRSKRVAPVLIREITRRVNLEGIFQAVYTAGVVLPKPVATCRYWHRSLNPRKLVEVKFSHLSRNMTLQRTMKLYRLPDATKTSGLRPMEQKDTKAVQELINTYLKQFNLAPVMDEEEVAHWFLPRDHIIDTYVVEGSNGILTDFLSFYTLPSTVMHHPVHKSLKAAYSFYNIHTETPLLDLMNDALIIAKLKGFDVFNALDLMENKTFLEKLKFGIGDGNLQYYLYNWRCPGMESEKVGLVLQ